A region from the Nostoc punctiforme PCC 73102 genome encodes:
- a CDS encoding GIY-YIG nuclease family protein produces MQLKEEFYEHYKKNNGWVYLVHAEGTLRFKIGRSINPIGRLSQLQGQSPYPLVIQECIWTPDAIYYEQYLHQEFGKCRVFGEWFEFVEPWDLSNAYNKFRWYGRTDISDISDCIFSWFVNRFYEVKPFCHLEAFTQINSIIQETLATSQCLDDLAVTIDFFLEYLFETWITKKFNICHIYDETEHFLDFACFFKGLRERTDCFIYGLHRGKTYEFI; encoded by the coding sequence ATGCAATTAAAAGAAGAATTTTATGAACACTACAAGAAAAATAATGGATGGGTATATCTAGTCCATGCGGAAGGGACACTACGATTTAAGATTGGTAGATCAATAAATCCTATTGGTCGATTATCCCAGCTACAGGGACAATCACCTTACCCATTAGTTATTCAAGAATGCATTTGGACACCAGATGCAATTTATTATGAACAGTATTTACATCAAGAATTTGGTAAATGTAGAGTTTTTGGTGAGTGGTTTGAGTTTGTAGAACCTTGGGATTTGTCAAATGCTTATAATAAATTTCGCTGGTATGGCAGGACAGATATTTCTGATATTTCTGACTGTATATTTAGTTGGTTTGTCAATAGATTTTATGAAGTAAAACCATTTTGTCATCTTGAAGCATTTACTCAAATTAATTCAATAATACAAGAAACTTTAGCTACATCACAATGCTTAGATGACTTAGCTGTTACTATCGATTTTTTCTTAGAATATCTCTTTGAAACTTGGATAACTAAAAAGTTTAATATTTGCCATATCTACGACGAAACTGAACACTTTTTAGATTTTGCCTGTTTTTTTAAAGGCTTACGAGAGCGTACTGACTGCTTCATTTACGGCTTACACAGAGGAAAAACTTATGAGTTTATCTAA